A genome region from Serinus canaria isolate serCan28SL12 chromosome 19, serCan2020, whole genome shotgun sequence includes the following:
- the SPACA6 gene encoding sperm acrosome membrane-associated protein 6 has protein sequence MSCLPEVDACLLCFGPPIQRARLCRDITGAFVDELRHKKCMEALVEAAKPLASVTVASRQREELREIVMDAMNSLEERWGKKSLNKSLQEAVSTIWRKLSQLSKVPACVPPCGFQPAARVFQCATCRLVDCQFALDCPVQDLWTYTDETIVLRCSVPFHIPPNLSVTWMFAPNLRTQDMALFKELKGNPEKPFSLTIEEPAPGTVACRLGEHSKPIIRKFFYLNVSEGSVEEEKGLQTLFTSVLHWNDETYTPIPALGLAVGFGSMACILLLVASWQCLYVRQTCRRRGHHGHQGTQEDSRLLDSV, from the exons ATGTCCTGCCTCCCTGAGGTTGatgcctgcctgctgtgctttgggCCCCCTATTCAGCGGGCACGCCTTTGCCGTGACATTACTGGGGCCTTTGTTGATGAGCTCAGACATAAAAAATGCATGGAGGCCCTTGTTGAGGCTGCTAAACCGCTTGCCTCCGTCACTGTAG CATCAAGACAGCGTGAGGAACTTCGGGAGATTGTCATGGATGCAATGAATTCTCTAGAGGAGCGATGGGGCAAGA AGTCCCTGAACAAGTCTCTGCAGGAAGCTGTCAGCACAATCTGGAGGAAGCTGAGCCAGCTGAGTAAAG TTCCAGCCTGTGTCCCTCCCTGTG GATTCCAGCCAGCTGCCCGTGTCTTCCAGTGTGCTACCTGCCGCTTGGTGGACTGTCAGTTTGCCCTGGACTGCCCAG TGCAGGACCTGTGGACCTACACAGATGAAACCATCGTGCTGCGCTGCAGTGTGCCTTTCCACATCCCCCCCAACCTGTCCGTCACCTGGATGTTTGCCCCAAAT ctgcGCACACAGGACATGGCACTGTTCAAGGAGCTGAAGGGGAATCCAGAGAAGCCCTTCAGTCTGACCATTGAGGAACCCGCTCCAGGAACCGTTGCCTGTCGCCTGGGGGAACATTCCAAGCCCATTATCCGCAAGTTCTTCTACCTCAATG TATCAGAGGGAAGCgtggaggaagagaaaggactCCAGACGCTGTTCACCAGTGTGCTGCACTGGAATGACGAGACATATACCCCCAtaccagccctggggctggctgtgggtTTTGGCTCCATGGCATGCattctgctgctggt ggccagctggcagtgcctctATGTCCGTCAGACGTGCCGCAGGCGTGGACATCATGGACACCAGGGTACCCAAGAGGATTCCAGACTCCTGGATTCAGTCTAG
- the LOC108962697 gene encoding fibrinogen-like protein 1-like protein, which produces MGFCSIPLCAAPAWPRDCSEVLVGSPSGVYIIQPTGLHPIMVYCEMSGANGGWTVIQRNRQDTDITWAESWSTYKHGFGNVHAEFWLGTEYIHQITRQKIYQVRFIIWDAANNMKFADYNLFSLDDESQGYRLRLGAHSGTAEDAMDSDNPRKVHNNMKFSTKDRDQDTYRGNCASRYGGGWWYSACYSVQLNVKGGLTWGKLCKGTCRASAILIKPTPHP; this is translated from the exons ATGG GCTTTTGTTCTAtccccctctgtgctgccccagcttGGCCCAGGGACTGCAGTGAGGTTCTGGTTGGCAGCCCCAGTGGTGTGTACATCATCCAGCCCACGGGACTGCACCCCATCATGGTGTACTGTGAGATGAGCGGGGCCAACGGGGGCTGGACCGTCATCCAGAGGAACCGGCAGGACACGGACATCACCTGGGCAGAGTCCTGGAGCACCTACAAGCACGGCTTTGGGAATGTGCACGCTGAGTTCTGGCTGGGCACCGAGTACATCCACCAGATCACCAGGCAGAAGATCTACCAGGTCAGGTTTATCATCTGGGATGCTGCAAACAACATGAAGTTCGCAGACTACAACCTGTTCAGCCTGGATGATGAGTCCCAGGGCTACCGGCTGAGGCTGGGAGCACACTCGGGGACAGCAGAGGATGCCATGGATTCAGACAATCCCAGGAAAGTGCACAACAACATGAAGTTCTCCACAAAGGATCGGGATCAGGACACTTACAGAGGGAACTGTGCCTCACGCTATGGGGGTGGGTGGTGGTACTCGGCGTGTTACTCTGTGCAGCTCAACGTCAAGGGGGGCCTGACGTGGGGCAAGCTGTGCAAGGGGACCTGCAGAGCCTCGGCCATCCTCATCAAACCAACTCCACACCCCTAG